Within the Miscanthus floridulus cultivar M001 chromosome 17, ASM1932011v1, whole genome shotgun sequence genome, the region GAAAGAAAAAGGTCGTGTCGACGTGGACACACCTTGGGTCCCCGCGGCCCGTTCCGCCAGAGCGGCGTCGACGTGGTGTCGCAGTTGGCGCACCGCCGGGGCGGCGAGCCTTCTTGGCGGGGCTCCTCCATCAAGACGGcggcaccgccaccgccaccgcccgccCGGCGCGTGGACGGCGTGGCGAGCGACAGCGTGCAGTCGACCgggccgccgcagccgccgtccTCCGCGTGGTAGTAGTAGCACTGCTCCGGCGGCAACCCCATTGGCATGGGGAACAGCAGCGAGAAGGCCGGCGCCGACGCCGCGCACCGGCCGCCACAGCCTCCGGCGTAGCGCGGCCCGCACGCGCACGGCGCAACCTCCTGCTGCAGCATCGATCCTGGCTGGCTGTGCGGCCTCACAGGCTTGAACGACGACGACGAACCAACACGGCCGCCGGGGCTGGGCTAGTCGCAGTGGTTGGTCGGCGACACGGCGTGGCGTGGTATATATCGGAATATGAATTGGATCGTAGCGCCCGGGCAGTgtgcagcaggcagcagcaagaGGTGATCGAGGGGCTGTCCTgtcggttcttggaagcagccgGCTGGGAACTCGCAGCCGCCAACAGCTCCGTGTGCGCACGCACACACTACTGCACGGTGCCAGCAGTACGGCGGCGATCTCGAGCCGAGCGGGCGGTGGCGTCGGCGGGCGACTGAAAGAAGCTGCAGCCGTTGGAACGGCTGGCTCCGGTGGTTTTTATACGGCGCGTGACGGAGGAGGCGGGAGCTGGATTTGGTGGCGCGACACCGGCACGGGAAGCGATGCGGTGTGGCGCGTGTGCCCGCGCGCATGTCCGCCGGCCTCCACTGGCCACCCAGTGGCCACTGGGCTCTGCAGACTGCAGGTtgcgcaggcaggcaggcaggcggcggTGCGGGCTGTCAAGGGTCAAAAGGGAGGCGAGGGCGGCCACGTGAAACGGGGAGCAGTCTCCCAGGCGTTCGCGCGCGCCCCGACAGTCCGACGGCCGGCTGCTGGTGCGGGGATGCAAATAATAATAACCTAGGGACGCGGGCGCGGCGCGGAGCTGTGCTTGGACTGGACTGGAGGTGGCCGGAGCAGTAGAATCGCCGGTCGCCGATCACGAGGCGCACAGTCCGATCTgttcctcctcctctgcccctactGCATCAACAACATGTGGATCCGTGTGACGACTGACAAACACCGAGCGTATATTCGTGGCTGCTTTGTACTTCCTCCCTacttaaaaaataaataaaatcgttTTGACAAATcgtgaataacttttaagttattGAATTTGAAAACGTGAAAgccatataaatagatttgtcttgaaaaatactttcataaaaatatacatatatcactttttgataaatatttttataaaacaagGAGTCAAAGTAATATTTTGaagaccgtgtcgctgtccaaaacgactttatttttttagCATGGAGGGAGTACTATACTATCTCGAAATGAAATGGCAGAGCCCGTGCGCCGGTGCTCGAGAGGCCGAGACCCGAGAGCTTGCTCAATGA harbors:
- the LOC136514975 gene encoding GATA transcription factor 15-like, with amino-acid sequence MLQQEVAPCACGPRYAGGCGGRCAASAPAFSLLFPMPMGLPPEQCYYYHAEDGGCGGPVDCTLSLATPSTRRAGGGGGGAAVLMEEPRQEGSPPRRCANCDTTSTPLWRNGPRGPKSLCNACGIRYKKEERRAAAAVAPAPATQDSGARPYACGGYTRPPPPQQWGCYGPAAGKSAASYGMYGGDGVVDADGPCLSWMLNVVPSSPAFAVRERHTLFQQH